The Desulfococcus multivorans DNA window TTTGGGAATCTGCCCGGGAAAAATGACGTTGGCATACAAACCATATCCGGATACGAGATCGGACAACATTTTTTCATTGTCTTTCCCGACCAGTACGAGTTTCACATCCGGCACGGATTCTTTCAACGTCGCCATACCCGCCAATAAGATATCGAAGCCCTTCACTTTATTGTTCCTGCCGACGGCGATGACGATTTTATCGCTTTCCTTCAGGCCTAACCGTTCTCTTGCCGCTTTCATCCCGGACGCATGACGTCGGATATACTGAAGGTTTATCCCGTTCGGAATCATAACGGATTCTTTTTCGGCCAACTCATCAATATTTTTTTTGACGATAGCACTGATAGCCGTGTTGCAAGCCGATCCTTTTAAAATATCCCGGATTTCAAGCTCTCGTTTCCGGTCGATCCGCTCTCCGTAACCGATTTCTCCACATTTCAAGATATCATCCCCGTGGGGCGTCAGAATGGTCTTATACCCGATCCGTTTTTGATACCTGTTGAGAACCATGCCCATATCCATGATGCCGTGCAGATGGATAACGTCGATGCCGAACACTATTTTTTCGATCAGTAATATCAAAAAATAATTCAAGTCTTTATTCCGGCACAATTTCGGATAGACGTGGTACGGATAGGGAAAATTATTTTTTATCCGGTATCTGAAATTCCCACACCGCAGCAGTCTTGCATCCAATGCATCGTAATCGCGCAACAATCTCATGATATTGTGGACGACGATCTCCTTTCCGCCGATGTGCGGCAAAAAGGACGAACACATCAGGACTATTTTTTTTTTCTTCATTCGGCAAAAGTCCTCTGGTCAACTTTCGGCTTTGTAGAGATTGAAGGCTAAAGACTGAAGGGGTGCGTCTGTGACGAACGGCGTGTTTATGCCCCTTCAGTCTTCAGTCTTCAGCCTTCAGCCTTATTTCAGCCTTTAAAGCCTCACTTGAACAACATCGTTATCTCATTCGATAGTCTGGATGCCGTTTTTTCGATGGACTGCTCCCGGAGAAACCGTCTGATAGGGTCATAATAGTAAACAGCACCCCGATGCTTCGCCGTCAATATGGCCTCTTTCAACGATTGGTCATCTCCGGGTTTGTATAATATCCCGACGTCGTATTTTTCCACGCACTCGTTTAGCGGGTAGATATCCGGGCCGATAAAGGGCCTTTTGTTGACCAGGCTGTCGATCATCAGACCGGTCAACTGAACGTTTTTCTCATACTTGTTCATAATGGGAATGATGGAAAAATGCGCCTTCTGAATTTCATCGTGATAGGCTTGGTGGGTCAGATAATTCAAATTGACGATAATATTTCCGCCATGATCTGAATGCGATCTGAGCAGTGCCTCATAATCGGCATCCAACCCCTCGGCAACGGCGCCGCCGACATAATAATCGATATCGTCATGGTTTCCGACGACATCGATCACGGACGGGATATCCTTATCATCCCGGATAATGCCCAGGGTGCATATTCTGAATCGCTCATGCATCCGATGTCGGTTGTCCACATCGATGAGATCTTCCGAAACGGTGTTGTAGGGAATCAACAGCCTGTGATTTTTGCTTCCCGTTCTCTTGAAAAATTTTTCATGGTCTCCTGCCAGGTACAAAATCAACTTCGATCTCGACAGGTTATAATTCAGAAGAAAGGGAACCCAGAAGGATCTGCCCCAGGGCCTTATTTTCCCCCTCAAATGTTTCAGGGAGTGGACAACGGGGATCGTATGTTCAAACCGGATTCCTGAATAGCAGATGAAGGGCACCGTATAGACATCATAGGATGACAGGATCCATATGTTGACATCCGTCGCCGATAATTTTTTTCCGATGTCCCTGTAGAATGCCGCCAAAGCCGGATGGACCATGAGACCGACAAACCTGCTGGATTCCAGCGCGGAAAAGCGCTTTGTCGGCAAGGCATCGGCGACATTGACCATGCTGAAATCCTCTTTTTCATATCTTCGATGCAGGGTATGGTTAAAATCGGCGATCAGCACCTCGATCCCGGCGGTTCTCAGCAATTCCGCCAGATAACGATTGAAGTAGGCGTGGTGTCCCTCTTCACGAAGAGACGGATCTATGATTCCTATTTTCATTGCGACATCAAATCCTTCGACATAATTTACCCCTTGTGAGGATCAGCCGGCCTGTCGTTTTTTTCGGGATTGACGGTTTTGATCGTGGAGGATATCGGTCCAGAACGATTTATCGTATTTGTGCCAGGCATGGCATCCAAAAGGCAAAACCAGATTATTCCTTTCAAAACAATATCCCGGATCTTTATCAAATCCAAACTTCAATGCCAGTTCCGCCGGTGAAACCTTGAAATCCGGATAAAAATATTTCGCATGATCAGCCCAGAATCCGTCCTCGTTTCGGGTGTAGCCGTACTTGATCAGAATTGATTTTCTGAGCTTGGGCGTAAAAAGCAATAACAACAGCGGCAGCATGAACATCTTTT harbors:
- a CDS encoding glycosyltransferase family 4 protein translates to MKKKKIVLMCSSFLPHIGGKEIVVHNIMRLLRDYDALDARLLRCGNFRYRIKNNFPYPYHVYPKLCRNKDLNYFLILLIEKIVFGIDVIHLHGIMDMGMVLNRYQKRIGYKTILTPHGDDILKCGEIGYGERIDRKRELEIRDILKGSACNTAISAIVKKNIDELAEKESVMIPNGINLQYIRRHASGMKAARERLGLKESDKIVIAVGRNNKVKGFDILLAGMATLKESVPDVKLVLVGKDNEKMLSDLVSGYGLYANVIFPGQIPKNEHIDPMNFQTPDRLLLDYYSAANAFISTSFSESFGLTTLEAMAVGKPVVATRIFNNSDASSALEDGKNGFIIEPGRPHQVAEKLSILLNNEKLQQEMGKNALKKAREFDWVNVLCQYAGLYQRIAQN